Proteins encoded together in one bacterium window:
- a CDS encoding desulfoferrodoxin family protein: MSTRRDFLKGSLAMGVAIAASRVGRAEAATSFPTALIYTKDAPGRWAGKEAAHAPQVTIAAGKITVMTPHPMTPAHFIVKHTIISPEGRLIGERTFTGADAKAESVYDLPADFKGTLWCSSDCNLHDLWVTEVVI, translated from the coding sequence ATGAGCACCAGAAGGGACTTCCTCAAGGGCTCGCTGGCGATGGGCGTGGCGATCGCGGCGAGCCGCGTGGGGCGTGCGGAGGCGGCGACCTCCTTCCCCACCGCATTGATCTACACCAAGGACGCCCCGGGACGCTGGGCCGGCAAGGAAGCCGCGCATGCGCCGCAGGTCACCATCGCCGCGGGGAAGATCACCGTGATGACGCCGCACCCGATGACCCCGGCGCACTTCATCGTCAAGCACACGATCATCTCGCCGGAGGGGCGGCTCATCGGCGAGCGAACCTTCACCGGCGCCGACGCCAAGGCGGAGTCCGTCTACGATCTTCCCGCGGACTTCAAGGGCACGCTCTGGTGCTCCAGTGACTGCAACCTGCACGACCTCTGGGT